The window ACAGAGACAGGTTCTACAGGTACACAGGGACAGGTTCTGCAGGTAAACAGAGACAGGTTCTACAGGTACAGGTTCTGCAGGTACACAGGGACAGGTTCTGCAGGTACACAGGGACAGGTTCTGTAGGTACACACTCTGCAGGTACAGGTTCTGTAGGTACACACTCTGCAGGTACAGGTTCTGCAGGTACACAGAGACAGGTTCTGCAGGTACACAGAGACAGGTTCTGTAGGTACACAGGGACAAGTTCTGCAGGTACACAGGGACAGGTTCTGCAGGTACACAGGGACAGGTTCTGCAGGTACACAGAGACAGGTTTTGCAGGTACACAGGGACAGGTTCTGCAGGTACACAGAGACAGGTTCTGCAGGTACACAGAGACAGGTTTTGCAGGTACACAGGGACAGGTTCTGCAGGTACACAGAGACAGGTTCTGTAGGTACACACTCTGCAGGTACAGGTTCTGCAGGTACACAGAGACTGGTTCTGCAGGTACACAGAGACAGGTTCTGCAGGTACTCAGGGACAGGTTCTACAGGTACACAGGGACAGGTTCTACAGGTACACAGAGACAGGTTCTACAGGTACAGGTTCTCGCGATGTGAGTGTGATCTGGGagagagctagctagctgcaggaggaatgtccctccctccctcactccccccccccctccccctcttccataCTCACCCCGAGAGATGTGTTGTGCTTCCAgggcctcccccgcctccccctcggCCTCCCCCtcggcctccccctccctccccgctgGGTCCAGCACCACGGAGCTGTTGTTCACCGTCACATCGCTGGCGCCTGTAGCAGCGTTGGTGGGCGGGCCCAGGGAAGTCTCGTAGTCCGGGGGAATCTCGTCCAGGCAGTCTGCGTTAGACTGCGGAAGACAACACGGAGACTGGTCTGAACCCTCTGTCCATGTTAACCATGCTAGCTGCCCCCCACATCCCTGCTAATCATGCTAGCTGCCCCCCACATCCATGTTAACCATGCTAgctgccccccacctcccttacATGCCAACAGGACTAACCGGACTAATCATCAAACCAGTAACTGTCCTAGCCGAGCTACAGGACTACAGCTGTGTAGTCCTgaggtgacccctgacccctgctcaCCGGGATCCCCAGGGCCTTCAGGATGTTCATCTTACACATGGGACACGTACGGTGCTCCAGCAGCCAGGGGTCCACACAGTGCTTGTGGAACACATgcctggtgacacacacacagatcaatacAGGAAATCCTTCCGGGGTGATAATCCTGGTGATGGATGTGTCCCAGCAGCGGCTGGCTGACCTGCAGGGCAGGACCCGGACCAGGTCATTAGCTCTGTAGCCCTCGATGCAAACCGCACAGTTATCAAagtccccctccatctcctgcaacacacaggaCGGAACACCAGGTCTCAGAGCCTGACAGGGTCATTTTCTCTGAGGTCAGTTATCAATCACATCGGCATGGCTACCGCAACAGGCTGCTCCTGTGAAACATGTCAGTAGATCTGAATATGTGTTGTCTGGAAACCTGGCAACCCCCAGTTGTCTGGATACCCGCGACCGACTGACCAATCAAGGCCAAACTGTTAGAGGAATCATTCTGGTTGATGATTCAGGAGCCTGAGAATAATGACTTCTACACCCACTTGTTTTAAAGCAGTTATTCTAGTGTCAATATGATCAGAGCTACATTAGTGCAGTTTACTGCCCAAACACAAGAGTAGTTAAGGTGAAATAAAAAATACCTGATCTCCCTTCCTCACAGTCCGAACCTGCAGCTTGCTGATGGCCTTCTTAGCAGCATCTCCCAGACGCCTCTGAAAACACAAACAGCAAAAGGGGGATAAGACGAAACCGACCTGGCAACCCATGGGAGAGAAATGTGAGGAGAAGAACCGTGCGGTGGAAGGTGAAGCTGTCCTCTAAACATGATCATGATTAGCAGATGGTTATAAATCAAATGTGAATAACAGATTCAATAATAGAccagtagggtgtaggagagagagaccagtagggtgtaggagagagagaggccagtagggtgtaggagagagagagaccagtagggtgtaggagagagagagagagaccagtagggtgtaggagagataccaatagggtgtaggagagagagagaccagtagggtgtaggagagagagaggccagtagggtgtaggagagagagagaccagtagggtgtaggagagagagagagaccagtagggtgtaggagagagagagagaccagtagggtgtaggagagataCCAAtagggggtaggagagagagagagaccagtagggcgtaggagagagagataccaatagggtgtaggagagagagaccagtagggtgtaggaaagagagagaccagtagggtgtaggagagagagagagaccagtagggtgtaggagagagagagagaccagtagggtgtaggagagagagaccagtagggtgtaggagagagagagaccagtagggtgtaggagagagagatgccaatagggtgtaggagagagagagaccagtagggtgtaggagagagagaccagtagggtgtaggagagagatagaccaatagggtgtaggagagagagagagaccagtagggtgtaggagagagataccagtagggtgtaggagagagagataccagtagggtgtaggagagagagagaccagtagggtgtaggagagagagaccagtagggtgtaggagagagagagaccagtagggtgtaggagagagagagaccagtagggtgtaggagagagagatgccaatagggtgtaggagagagagagacctgtagggtgtaggagagagagagaccaatagtgtgtaggagagagagagaccaatagtgtgtaggagagagagaccagtagggtgtaggagagagagataccagtagggtgtaggagagagaccaatagggtgtaggagagagagagagaccagtagggtgtaggagagagagaccagtagggtgtaggagagagagataccagtagggtgtaggagagagagataccagtagggtgtaggagagagagagaccagtagggtgtaggagagagagattccagtagggtgtaggagagagagagataccagtagggtgtaggagagagataacagtagggtgtaggagagagagataccagtagggtgtaggagagagataacagtagggtgtaggagagagagagataccagtagggtgtaggagacagagataccagtagggtgtaggagagagataacagtagggtgtaggagagagagataccagtagggtgtaagagagagagataccagtagggtgtaggagagagagaccagtagggtgtaggagagagggagataccagtagggtgtaggagagagataacagtagggtgtaggagagagagagagaccagtagggtgtaggagagagataCCAGTaaggtgtaggagagagagataccagtagggtgtaggagagagagataccagtagggtgtaggagagagagataccagtagggtgtaggagagagagagagaccagtaggaCTATCCAGGTACGTCATGAGAAGGTGCCAGGCTCAGTGATTGCTGTGTCAACAGTAACCATGGAGACAGGCGGGTATGTTAGATGAGAGGCCTGGAGGCCCTCCTGCTGGCTCGCCCGTTCAGAGTCTTAtctgtctacgtgtgtgtgtaggtgtgtgtgtgtacctggttgcGGTCGCGGGCGTTGGCGTATCTGAACCTCTGGATGTAGTAGAAGACGAGCCAGGCGAGGGAGATGATCATCAGCACGATGAACGAGATGGACACGAACACCACCGACGTCCTGCTCACATACTTCTGCAGGTTACGTGTTCCTATGGTGATGTGCATGGTTACCGTGACGTTACGCTCCAGCAGGGCGGCGACCTTGCGACCTTTAGGTTCCGGGATCATGATGGCTACCACGTCTCCCGTACCTgatggtggacacacacacagacagaagggTGAGGTGAAGGTCCTAGCAGAGCGGGATGATTGGCTCGGTGTTTCAGTGAAACCAAACTACACAccattaaccctaaccctactgcAACTGACAACACTAACTTTAAACTAGCAACACTATAGTCTGTTTATATTCAGAGAGGCGACAGCAAAGAGTCTGACTGAAGagactgaaagtgtgtgtgtgtagtgtgtgtgtttgtctgtctataGTCTCTAGGCAAGCCCGCCAGACACACGGCCTTCTGGGATACCCTTGCTCGCCAAGCAGAACTACAGAGCCAAGACTGTTACATTAACTTACCCTGGGGTGAACTacccagagatggagggagagatggagagatatggaagggtggatagatggataaagatggagagatggagagagagagagatggagaaggacagagagatggagagaaagagagacggagacggagggagagatatgGCAGGGTGGTAGTGGCTAAATGTACGCACGTAAGAGAGGCTGATAGTGGAAAAAGTTACAAAGATCTCCAGGTAAACAGGGACAGAATTGTGTTGTTGCTGAACGATGTAATCATGTTGCCTGGATACTGTGCAGACCGCCTCAGGTTTGAGAGGTCTTCAGCTGAGCTTCAGACTCAAGGGTTTAGTGACCATGGCCatctgggtatgtgtgtgtgtgtgtgtggtgtgtctgtgtgtgtatgtgtgtggtgtgtctgtgtgtgtatgtgggcccTCAAAGTGAACAAAGACTAATACAaacagaactagagagggtacaatttctggggaaattgtagggtgtgcttgcttgcgtcggttgcacaggggtccgtttttgaatgacatttttacaactgatatttctgtatattttatataaaaatgcatacttattatttataaagattacacagatttaaaagcattttttttttgctgctcatttacaactgaaaatacgagtgaagtgtagaatgaaatagatgtcttctcatttcccctgcaagaggctgcctcatcgttgaatcaaaacgaataaatttggcagaccggtgtaaaaattgacctaatctctatgacttaaacgtcattttaagtttttcccttctcattatattttcaggcatttagcctactcattgcattcattcattaataaagaaccccctttgaagattattctacgacgttacccggcagtagaagatggaatcgcgattcaaacagtaccatctgctaactgaaaatatgccccccaaaacgtaaataagcttgacatttatttagtggaaaatcgctcattcataaaaagctcactggtagcgatcattgtcagtaacaacgcaaaatgcgatatagccctgtgtggagaagctgccccggtaaattgtactactacggtacagtactagactacagctgtgttcgtcttggtagcgattgcgttggttgaattggatttaacgttccgttgtacggtttaggctgaaattaattattttcatgaacagattgacaacgtttaggctgtggcaatgaagttcaggttagtagttagatagacttttgatttaagtaaggggagtgccgaacatgttctgtcgccgtttgacttcctaaacagttgTGTAGCGTTAGATGTttgtgtagtgtctcgcgtaggctacagcgttgcagtgagatacagtacactggtttgaaaccacaggtaatggtaatttcaccaacaaatcgtttactaatgtcagaataaatcctacaacgaaaatgtatatgtgaggaatgtttattttaacgattgaaaacagataacgctacatcatagaccactgtagtatgtgtttcccgggcaacacaggctaatgtcatgatgctaatacttcagtgaaatagtagactactgtttccgaaagtagatgtacttccttaataatatcagcttatattgtacattacacatcacaattgtgtgtcatatcacaaagtaaaatgagtaaatagttatcaccctggcctctttgcttgtggcgtttctgcagctgccttgcagtaaagctatagttagcctagctatcccccaagttaacagatgcgaaacgaatgttctgccaaaggtagtcacgcgtgttttcgtgacgttagtgacgtagtgacgttagtaacgtcagtgactgtggctagcaaattagccaccgttagcttcacttttcgccacaaaaacgtaacttgagcctaaaccatgcaacggaacgtaaatcccaatagaagcaactcaagcgctaccaagacgaaacttttgacacctaggttgtctatgtaggaatgcttaacagcattctcacaataaagagaaacagggaaacaatagtgagaatgcttaagcAGACAGGGCTGTAGCATCAGTCTAGCTGAGGGTCATGTAGCTGGTTAGCAACACTGATTAGCATGACATAGACCAACAGACCAGCCTCCCCTATAGATAAAATGAGCCCTAGACATGACAGTTAGATGTAGTGTGTGGTAATTATGCCACAGCTGAAGCATTAGTTTTTAAGCCTAAGGGGCTAAAGGCTGGCAGATCTTTGGAGTCTCCAGGCACTTGTCCACATTTCTGGCTGGTCCATGGGCTCACAGCAGGGGACAAAtcaactcctctccctcttctcctctctctctctccacctcctccatcatttTGATCTCTTTGGTCTCTCAGCCAATCTCTTTCTCCGTCTGTGCCCCTATatatcctccccctcttcccccctgtcctcctccctctatctgctCATCTGGGTATGAGTTGTGGCTGGAAGCAGGCCAGCAGTTCCCAAAAATAGCTTTTCATCTTTCAGGAGGTAACGAAGGATGGCCCTGTCCTCACACACCAGTCTGACAGGCTgggatggggatggggatggggggatCAGCAGACACAGTAAGATCATTGGTCGCCTCATCCTGTCCGTTCAGCTCCAGTAAGGCAGCTTGCGTCAGGTCCGTTGTTGACAGAGTGAACGATGCaggtttctctctgtgtcacactGAGCCAGTCAGTCCAGCGatcatctctctgtgtcacacTGAGCCAGTCAGTCCAGCGatcatctctctgtgtcacacTGAGCCAGGCCAGCTCCTAGCCAGATCCATCTTTACACGTGGGGGCCTATGATAGGATGTGATCGTCACTTTAACACCTCATGAGAAAAAATGAACTAAAAAATGGTTGCCACAATCACCGTGTTTAAAGTCGGATGCATAAGACTCAACTCAGCCacctgagcggttagagaatcgggctagtaatcagaaggtcgctggtttgattcccgtcAGTGTCAAAagatgttgtgtccttaggcaaggcacttcaccctacttgccttggggggaatgtccctgtacttactgtaagtcgctctggataagagcgtctgctaaatgtaaatgttcatgtTCAATTACAGtcttctctctatttttctacactctctccctcctctctttctccctctccccctagaGACACCAGTTACCTCTGCTCTGGAGAGACCTGCTCTAGAGACACCAGTTACCTCTGCTCTGGAGAGACCTGCCCCAGAGACACCAGTTACCTCTGCTCTGGAAATATGAGACACCAGTTACATCTGCTCTGGAGAGACCTGCTCTAGAGACACCAGTTACCTCTGCTCTGGAGAGACCTGCTCTAGAGACACCAGAGACGCCTGCCCTGATGGAGTCTGGCGGCTGGGGATAGCTTGCAGGCCTACACACAGTTTTATGGTGGTTTGCTGTTTAACACAGTGATTACATGTAGTCAggttacacacagagacatacataCATTCCTACAGGTGGTAGTTTTCTGATAGCTGACCTGTTGCTTAATTCAAAATGAAAATGTTCTTTTCAAACGTCTACTCAACAAGGGACCATAAAACAGCTACTTGTTGAAGGCACTGATCGACGTTTGAAAGCTATATCTTGATACTTGTACGCTGAATAATACGTCTGATTTCCATGAACTTGCCTTTCTTGGCCAGAGAAGAGATGTCCACCAAGGCAATAGGTTGGGCCGCAGAACCACCGCACAACGATTACAGAGAAGCCTAGCATAGCTACCTACCCGTAGCACCTTCTCCAATTGTAACTTCTAGTCCTGTGTTGACGGGTCATGTCACAGTCTCTTACCTGCATGGGGCATCGTTATGGTGTCGTTGGCGTTACTGGAGCCCAGGTTATAAATGATCACTGCAGACGCGTTGCGGTTCGCGGCGTTGTGAATTTTCTCCCGGTACGTGCAATTGCCTGCAGAAATCAAGGCTACCCATGCACCGCCGTGGACAGGTACCGGGAATTTAACGTTCGGGTCACACGCTCGTCTCTCGTGAGACGGCATCAACACAAACCCACGAGCTTCTTTCTTTGGGGAATGCTCCCCGTAACGGCCACATTCGGTCTTCTCCGTTTTGATTTCTGAAGTCACTGGGTCCAGGTAAGTGATGTTTACGAATGCTGTGTACCATTCTTCTTTTTCCGCCACCGTGAAGTCCAGGCACAACAAATGGACGAAACAGAAGGACAGCAGCCACGTCGAAAGAGCCAGACTGCGGCATGCCTGAATAAGGGACACTGCCATGGTTCGGGGTCGGCAACTGCTCCCTCTCCAACTCCTCAAATGCTGTCTGTCTCAGTCTAGGAAAGCTCCGCTTTGCTTGTCACAGCGAGACGGCGATGCCAATCCTTGAGAGATTTAATGAACGCAGGATAATTGGCTGCCTTCAGGACTAACCGTTTACCGGGCCATTGTCAATACTTTGCGAGAGTTGGTTGTGGTCAGGCGCCAGTTGCACTACTATGTCGAAGTCTCGGCTGTCTAGTCAAACTGACAGGGAGGTGCGGCCCTGCAATGTTGTTTTTGGTCGATCGTGACGAGCAGTCTGTAGGGTAAATTATGGGTCCCTCAAATTGTGTTATTTTTTCGCCCGTTGAGAGGGGTTTATCATTCTAGCTATTCATTCGGATTAGAGTGCGAAACTCCACCCACCTGGGCTACACAGGATTACATAGCGTGTTTATAAAACCGTGTACACTTGACATGGGCGGGGTTCACGAAGATAGACGAGGGTAGCCGAACCTTTGTTTGGGTTTCTACCCCCGACCGTGGTCACGCGCGAGACTTGAGTAATTCTGTTCAAGATTTAAGACTCAACTGTTCAGAATAAATATTCCCCTTTgagcagagatggcaaaagtacacacatccttcactcaagtagaagtacagatactcatgtttaaaaagactggtaaaagcTGAGGTAccgactacactttttcactcaagttaaagtaaagaagtgtgggcaTATGTAAAAAGTATCCATTACTACACCTGTTATAGTGTTACACAGGTAACTGGACATCACAACATgttaatacattaatacaaaaatgCATTATAGACGCATttgccaggaatcctttttgacaccGAAAATTTACAACATCTCCTTCATATGTAGTATATGGGTAGCCTAATCAGGAATGTCGACATCGCTAACTCCCTCTCATCCATAACGTCCTTTTTTTCGACACTTTTTTTTCcagacacacagtgaaaggaggaaaggagaacagagaagcctaaaactgaGTAGATTAAAACAGAATAGGCTATATTAGCGTCCTCATCAAGTAGCCTACTCAATGATTCAACCTTTTCTTTTGCCCTTTTGggggaaatattttttcaacctttcaaagcttgagtaaaaagttgtcagaaaaaatgtaggctatagtGAAGTAAGATCTACGTAAGTCTACGTAAATCATATTCAAGCCTAcagtacttcccatctctgccatCTGGTGTAATAATTAGTCTGCAGGACCCGTTATCCCCCACAGGAGAGCTAACATTTCCCCTAAAACGTACTTATGTGGGCTACATGtggaaatgtttttattttgctAAAATTGTGTTAGAAAATGTTCTTTTGTTGATAAAATGAAGGAAAATCTATAATTAACTTATTTCTTACTACACGTGAATCCGGAGATGTTGTTTTCAAAGTAGGATAGCGATCGACTAGTCTTCATTTCACCTCGGAAGAATTTGCACGGACCACACAGTCGTAACTTCCTCTTCAAGTGTGGAACGTGTGGTGGACTAGTCAGGTAACTTTTGTATTATAATTTAGTGTATTTAGAGCTCAGTGTtataatataaataatataaGATAGTCGACTCATTACATGCACATGCATAGAGTTAAAGCCATTGTCTTTAGCTAGCTAGAAGTAGGATGTCGAGATATGATAAACTGGTGGCTAACGAGCTTGCTACGATAATCTGGGTTTGCAAGCTATAGTATATGAACCGTGTGTTGCTAACGTAAAATACATTTTGACGATTTGCAGTGTCATTGATTGTGGCATGGACATTATGTCCACTGCTGGCATGGCAATATTTTATTACTGTAGTGGGGTAGCCCAGCTATGAGGCGCTAACCAGTTAAACGTCCTGTTCTCTTGCTGATGTTATGTTTACGTCGCCGTGCGCTAATCCAACCTGCTCAGCAATGCCGAAAAAGAAGACTGGTGCCCGCAAGAAGGCGGAAAACCGTAAGGAACGGGAAAAACAGAGTCGAGCCAACCGTGACCATGTCGACGTGGCAAAGCACCCCTGCAACTCCGCTATGGTACGCAGATTATGAAGCTGGATAGTTATCAGTAACATGAGTGGTGAGCTGATTCAAGCTCCCGACTGGGTTGATTCAAATTGTGTAAAACTAATGACCAAAGAGCATAAAAGGAGATTAAGAGGCTGCAGGGA of the Osmerus eperlanus chromosome 14, fOsmEpe2.1, whole genome shotgun sequence genome contains:
- the LOC134034257 gene encoding RING finger protein 150-like, whose translation is MAVSLIQACRSLALSTWLLSFCFVHLLCLDFTVAEKEEWYTAFVNITYLDPVTSEIKTEKTECGRYGEHSPKKEARGFVLMPSHERRACDPNVKFPVPVHGGAWVALISAGNCTYREKIHNAANRNASAVIIYNLGSSNANDTITMPHAGTGDVVAIMIPEPKGRKVAALLERNVTVTMHITIGTRNLQKYVSRTSVVFVSISFIVLMIISLAWLVFYYIQRFRYANARDRNQRRLGDAAKKAISKLQVRTVRKGDQEMEGDFDNCAVCIEGYRANDLVRVLPCRHVFHKHCVDPWLLEHRTCPMCKMNILKALGIPSNADCLDEIPPDYETSLGPPTNAATGASDVTVNNSSVVLDPAGREGEAEGEAEGEAGEALEAQHISRGDSDRSLIVAEVGRAEVGVSTAELSIQLQDHLVKS